Proteins encoded together in one Amphritea japonica ATCC BAA-1530 window:
- the serC gene encoding 3-phosphoserine/phosphohydroxythreonine transaminase, with translation MTRNYNFSAGPSALPVDVLKQAQEELLDWHGLGLSIMEMSHRSREFVSVAEEAEQDLRDLMQIPDNYKVLFMQGGASSQFSMIPMNLLRGKKTADYINTGDWSKKAIKEASRYCDVNVIATSEENNFTSAPRQEELKLSPDAAYLHYTPNETIRGVEFDYIPETGDVPLVADLSSNILSRPIDVSRFGMIYAGAQKNIGPAGLTVVIVREDLLGDTLPGTPSLYDYKMTADAGSMVNTPPTYGWYLAGLVFKWLKAQGGVEAISEINRRKAEKLYAAIDENPFYSNPVAHNVRSWMNVPFILDNADLDKQFLVEAEALGLLNLPGHRSVGGMRASIYNAVPEAGVDALIAFMQDFSQRHG, from the coding sequence CATTATGGAAATGAGCCACCGTAGCCGAGAATTTGTCAGTGTGGCTGAAGAAGCTGAACAGGATCTTCGTGATTTGATGCAGATACCTGACAACTACAAAGTCCTGTTTATGCAGGGTGGTGCTAGCAGCCAGTTCAGCATGATCCCGATGAATCTGCTGCGCGGTAAAAAAACGGCAGATTATATCAATACGGGTGACTGGTCTAAGAAAGCAATTAAAGAAGCGTCGCGTTACTGTGATGTCAATGTAATTGCTACTTCAGAAGAAAATAACTTTACCAGCGCTCCGCGACAGGAAGAGTTAAAACTTAGCCCTGATGCCGCTTATCTACATTACACACCGAATGAAACGATTCGGGGTGTTGAGTTTGATTATATTCCAGAAACCGGTGATGTACCCTTGGTAGCTGATCTGTCTTCTAACATATTGTCACGCCCGATCGACGTGAGTCGTTTTGGAATGATCTATGCTGGCGCACAGAAAAACATTGGCCCGGCTGGTCTGACAGTGGTTATTGTTAGGGAAGATCTGCTTGGTGATACATTGCCAGGTACACCTTCATTGTATGACTATAAGATGACCGCCGATGCAGGCTCTATGGTTAATACCCCGCCAACCTACGGCTGGTATCTGGCTGGTCTGGTGTTTAAATGGTTGAAAGCTCAGGGCGGCGTTGAGGCAATTAGTGAAATTAACCGTCGTAAGGCGGAAAAGCTTTACGCGGCAATTGATGAGAATCCATTTTACTCAAATCCTGTAGCGCATAATGTGCGGTCTTGGATGAATGTTCCTTTTATTCTGGATAACGCGGATTTGGATAAACAGTTTCTCGTTGAGGCGGAAGCGCTGGGTTTGTTGAATCTACCTGGCCATCGGTCTGTTGGTGGTATGAGGGCGAGTATCTATAATGCTGTTCCTGAAGCGGGTGTAGATGCCTTGATCGCATTTATGCAGGATTTTTCACAACGTCACGGCTGA
- the pheA gene encoding prephenate dehydratase has protein sequence MSDQEKELKVLRDQIDSIDKQIHQLLNDRARCAQQVAEVKEKHQGPQDAVFYRPEREAQVLRRVMARNEGPLADKEVARLFREVMSVCLALEQPMHVAFLGPEGNFTQQAASKHFGHSAHCIPFSNSDEVFREVEAGGAHYGVVPIENSSEGMVGHTLDLFKRFQLTICGEVKLNIHHHLLRAGVEGLDGITHIYSPQQTLSQCRSWLDNHFLSAERVPVSSNSEAARMALQQGPGAAAIASELAADLYQLNIVSKNIDDQSDNSTRYLIIGDQIVGESGQDKTSILVTVRDKAGALYELLEHFHKHEISLTGIETRPASTESSHSVFYIDFQGHSANSHIQKVLQELESDSVELKILGSYPVAVL, from the coding sequence ATGAGTGATCAGGAAAAAGAACTTAAGGTTCTGCGAGATCAGATCGATTCAATCGATAAACAGATTCACCAACTGTTGAACGACCGTGCCCGTTGCGCGCAGCAGGTTGCAGAGGTCAAGGAAAAGCATCAAGGGCCTCAGGATGCTGTGTTTTATCGTCCTGAACGTGAAGCTCAGGTTTTGCGCCGTGTGATGGCGCGAAACGAGGGTCCTCTGGCAGATAAAGAAGTTGCTCGGTTATTTCGTGAAGTAATGTCGGTCTGTCTTGCGCTGGAACAGCCAATGCATGTTGCTTTTTTGGGGCCAGAAGGGAACTTTACTCAGCAGGCTGCCAGTAAACATTTTGGTCATTCGGCTCACTGTATTCCATTTAGCAACAGTGATGAAGTCTTCCGCGAAGTGGAAGCCGGTGGTGCGCATTATGGTGTGGTGCCGATTGAAAACTCTTCTGAAGGAATGGTCGGGCATACTCTGGATCTGTTTAAGCGCTTTCAGCTAACAATTTGCGGGGAAGTGAAGTTGAATATTCATCATCACTTACTGCGAGCGGGTGTTGAAGGGCTGGATGGCATTACTCATATATATTCGCCTCAACAGACATTGTCACAGTGTCGTAGCTGGCTGGATAACCATTTTCTCTCTGCTGAGCGGGTACCTGTCAGTAGTAATTCTGAAGCGGCGCGAATGGCGTTACAGCAAGGTCCCGGTGCTGCAGCAATTGCCAGTGAGCTGGCTGCAGATCTTTATCAGTTAAATATTGTTTCAAAAAATATTGATGATCAGTCTGATAATAGTACCCGTTATCTGATTATCGGGGACCAGATTGTAGGTGAAAGTGGCCAGGATAAAACGTCTATTTTAGTGACTGTCAGGGATAAGGCGGGCGCGCTTTATGAGCTTCTCGAGCACTTTCATAAACATGAGATCAGCCTTACTGGTATAGAAACACGTCCTGCCAGCACAGAAAGCTCTCATTCCGTTTTTTATATTGATTTTCAGGGGCATTCAGCTAATTCGCATATACAGAAAGTATTGCAGGAATTGGAATCTGATTCGGTGGAGCTTAAAATTTTGGGTTCTTATCCGGTAGCCGTACTCTGA
- the hisC gene encoding histidinol-phosphate transaminase, whose product MASDFYALATPGIQGLHPYQPGKPVEEVERELGISNSIKLASNENPLGPSQLAMEAAAASLKDACRYPDASGFRLKQALSDQYGISPETITLGNGSNDVLDLIGRTFALPDDEIIYSEYSFVVYMLVTQSIGAKAVVVPAVSWGHDLEAMAAAVTDKTRVIYLANPNNPTGTYFTQEALHSFMKKVPEAVIVVLDEAYAEYVSETDYAKGFSLLADFPNLIVTRTFSKAYGLAALRVGYAVANPQITDLLNRVRQPFNVNIPALDAAAAVLTDDDFLQRSVSNNSAGMSQLEQGFIELGLSWIPSVGNFITVDCGEDAASLFEALLLEGVIVRPVANYKMPNHLRVTIGLPEENRRCLEAFAKVLKK is encoded by the coding sequence ATGGCATCTGACTTTTATGCACTGGCGACTCCCGGTATTCAGGGGCTTCATCCATATCAGCCGGGAAAACCGGTTGAGGAAGTGGAACGAGAGCTGGGTATTAGCAACAGTATTAAGCTAGCAAGTAATGAAAACCCTCTTGGGCCAAGTCAGCTGGCGATGGAAGCAGCTGCTGCAAGTCTAAAAGATGCTTGCCGTTATCCGGATGCCAGCGGTTTTCGATTGAAACAGGCATTGTCAGATCAATATGGTATTTCACCAGAGACAATCACCCTGGGAAATGGCTCGAACGATGTGCTTGATCTGATTGGCCGGACTTTTGCGTTACCGGACGATGAGATCATCTATTCTGAGTATTCTTTTGTTGTTTATATGTTAGTTACGCAATCGATAGGAGCTAAAGCTGTTGTCGTACCTGCTGTAAGCTGGGGTCATGACCTGGAGGCGATGGCAGCAGCGGTCACGGATAAAACGCGGGTAATTTATCTGGCGAACCCAAATAATCCTACGGGTACTTATTTCACGCAAGAGGCATTGCATTCTTTTATGAAGAAGGTGCCTGAGGCGGTTATAGTTGTACTGGACGAGGCTTATGCCGAGTATGTATCCGAAACGGACTATGCGAAAGGCTTTTCCTTGCTGGCCGATTTTCCTAATCTGATCGTCACCCGAACCTTTTCAAAAGCCTATGGATTAGCGGCTTTAAGAGTAGGTTATGCGGTAGCTAATCCGCAGATTACCGACCTTTTGAATCGTGTTCGTCAACCGTTTAATGTCAATATCCCTGCTTTGGACGCTGCCGCAGCGGTGTTAACCGATGATGACTTTCTTCAGCGTAGCGTCAGTAACAATAGCGCGGGGATGAGCCAGTTAGAGCAGGGCTTTATTGAACTGGGGCTAAGCTGGATTCCCTCTGTTGGTAACTTTATCACGGTCGATTGTGGTGAGGATGCAGCTTCATTGTTCGAAGCATTATTACTCGAAGGGGTCATTGTCAGGCCTGTTGCGAACTATAAGATGCCAAACCACCTACGGGTGACAATTGGTTTGCCTGAAGAGAATAGGCGTTGTCTGGAGGCTTTTGCTAAGGTGCTTAAAAAGTGA
- a CDS encoding bifunctional prephenate dehydrogenase/3-phosphoshikimate 1-carboxyvinyltransferase: protein MSFLTGRVLVIGLGLIGGSLARALRLRGTCKTVVGYDRDVDELETGLRLGVVDEIAFDLLAAVEQADLIVLAVPVKVMEFVLADIKPALRPDTIITDVGSVKGNVVRAAESLFGEVPERFIPGHPIAGLEKSGVAAADETLFEHHKVIITPLPHSDPEAVTLVSRMWQGVGAQVLRMDVERHDEVLAATSHLPHLLAFSLVDTLAQEQDCTDIFRYAAGGFRDFTRIAASDPTMWHDVGLANKQAILQKIDEFSNGLSRLRSAIESEDSREMLGIFTRAKASREHFTKILSGSAYTQNMTTTETTFFAQPGGKVQGSIRAPGDKSISHRSIMLGSLADGVTEVTGFLEGEDSLATLQAFRDMGVVIEGPHQGEVKIYGVGINGLQKPPRPIYVGNSGTTIRLMSGLLAGQSFDSELSGDDSLSKRPMERVAKPLRLMGAVVETGENGCPPVRIKGGQQLKAINYEMPMASAQVKSCVMLAGLYAEGETSVIEPAPTRDHTERMLRGFGYQVGVDKNKVSLSGGGSLSAAKIDVPADISSSTFFMVAAAICPDSDITLEHVGINPTRIGVINILRAMGSNLELLNEREVGGEPVADIRIRYAPLKGINIPEDQVPLAIDEFPALFIAAVCAEGETVLTGAEELRVKESDRIQAMVDGLKVLGADIEGTPDGAIIRGSEMGGGIIESHDDHRIAMSFTIAALRAKGAIEIRECANVATSFPNFVELAQQVGIQVRKEEK from the coding sequence GTGAGCTTTCTGACGGGACGGGTCTTAGTTATTGGGCTGGGTTTAATTGGTGGTTCGTTGGCTCGGGCACTGCGACTGCGAGGGACCTGCAAAACAGTTGTCGGTTACGATCGGGACGTGGATGAGCTGGAGACGGGACTTCGCTTGGGGGTCGTTGATGAAATAGCGTTCGATCTTTTAGCTGCAGTAGAGCAGGCCGATCTGATTGTTTTGGCGGTACCGGTTAAGGTAATGGAGTTTGTACTGGCCGATATTAAGCCCGCTTTACGACCAGATACGATCATTACTGATGTGGGTAGCGTTAAAGGGAATGTCGTCAGAGCGGCTGAAAGCTTGTTTGGTGAGGTACCGGAACGCTTTATTCCTGGGCACCCTATTGCAGGACTAGAAAAAAGCGGTGTGGCCGCCGCAGATGAAACATTATTTGAACATCATAAAGTGATTATTACACCACTGCCGCACAGTGATCCGGAGGCTGTTACGCTGGTTTCAAGGATGTGGCAGGGAGTGGGTGCTCAAGTATTACGAATGGATGTTGAGCGCCACGACGAAGTTCTGGCAGCTACCAGTCATCTGCCTCATTTGCTGGCGTTTTCTCTGGTTGATACGCTGGCTCAGGAGCAGGATTGTACTGATATCTTCCGTTATGCGGCGGGGGGATTCAGGGACTTTACCCGGATTGCTGCTAGTGATCCTACCATGTGGCACGATGTTGGTCTGGCAAATAAGCAGGCCATACTGCAAAAGATTGACGAATTCTCGAATGGATTAAGTCGGCTCAGATCAGCTATTGAGTCCGAAGACAGTCGGGAGATGCTGGGGATTTTTACCCGAGCAAAAGCATCTCGCGAGCATTTCACAAAAATTTTATCAGGCTCAGCCTACACTCAGAATATGACAACTACAGAAACTACATTTTTTGCCCAGCCGGGCGGTAAGGTACAGGGCAGCATCAGAGCGCCTGGTGATAAATCTATCTCTCATCGCTCAATCATGCTGGGATCATTAGCGGATGGTGTTACTGAGGTGACAGGTTTTCTTGAAGGGGAAGATAGTCTGGCAACGCTTCAGGCATTTCGTGATATGGGGGTTGTCATAGAAGGGCCGCACCAGGGCGAAGTGAAAATCTACGGAGTGGGTATTAACGGTTTGCAGAAACCACCCCGGCCTATCTATGTCGGTAATTCCGGAACAACTATTCGATTGATGTCTGGGCTACTGGCGGGTCAGTCCTTTGATTCAGAGTTGAGTGGCGATGATTCGCTTAGCAAGCGCCCTATGGAGCGCGTTGCTAAACCGTTGAGGCTGATGGGGGCGGTAGTTGAAACCGGAGAAAATGGTTGCCCTCCTGTGCGGATAAAAGGTGGTCAACAGTTGAAAGCGATCAATTATGAGATGCCAATGGCCAGTGCCCAGGTGAAATCCTGTGTCATGCTTGCGGGTCTTTACGCGGAAGGTGAGACATCGGTAATCGAGCCGGCACCAACGCGGGATCACACTGAGCGTATGCTGCGTGGCTTTGGCTATCAGGTTGGTGTCGATAAAAATAAGGTTTCTCTGTCAGGTGGTGGTTCACTATCTGCGGCTAAAATTGATGTGCCTGCGGATATTTCCTCATCAACTTTCTTCATGGTGGCAGCGGCTATCTGTCCTGATTCAGATATTACTCTGGAACATGTGGGCATTAATCCAACCCGAATTGGGGTTATCAATATCCTTCGGGCGATGGGCAGTAACCTGGAACTGTTGAATGAGCGGGAAGTGGGCGGTGAGCCGGTGGCTGATATCCGCATTCGTTATGCTCCGTTGAAAGGGATTAACATTCCGGAAGACCAGGTTCCTCTCGCTATTGATGAGTTTCCTGCGCTGTTTATTGCCGCTGTTTGCGCTGAAGGTGAAACGGTTTTGACCGGTGCTGAAGAGTTACGAGTCAAAGAGAGTGACCGTATTCAGGCGATGGTTGATGGACTGAAAGTTCTGGGTGCCGATATCGAAGGAACACCCGACGGTGCGATTATCCGTGGTAGCGAAATGGGTGGCGGTATTATTGAAAGCCATGATGATCACAGAATCGCGATGTCATTTACTATCGCTGCGCTCAGAGCTAAAGGGGCTATAGAAATTCGTGAGTGTGCAAATGTTGCAACATCATTCCCTAATTTTGTTGAGTTGGCTCAGCAGGTAGGTATCCAGGTACGGAAAGAGGAGAAATAA
- the cmk gene encoding (d)CMP kinase produces the protein MGNFPVITVDGPSGSGKGTICSLLARELGWNLLDSGALYRLVALAARHHGVALDDESALVVLAAHLDVQFEMPANQNEVSIILEGEEVTNSLRTEECGSDASVVAALGPVRDALLERQRAFVSAPGLIADGRDMGTVVFPQAQLKVYLTASAEERANRRYNQLINKGLGASLQAILVDIQARDARDMNREVAPLKPATDAISLDTTKLSIEAVLAAVLDQARHKGLR, from the coding sequence ATGGGAAATTTCCCGGTTATTACGGTAGACGGTCCTAGTGGGTCTGGAAAGGGAACTATTTGTAGTCTGCTGGCAAGAGAGCTTGGCTGGAATTTGCTGGACAGCGGTGCGCTGTATCGGTTAGTTGCACTGGCAGCACGCCACCATGGTGTGGCGCTTGATGATGAAAGCGCGTTAGTGGTTCTGGCTGCGCACCTTGATGTGCAGTTTGAAATGCCTGCTAATCAGAACGAGGTTTCAATCATTCTCGAGGGTGAAGAAGTAACTAATAGCCTTCGCACGGAAGAGTGTGGCTCAGATGCCTCTGTTGTTGCTGCGTTAGGGCCTGTTCGTGATGCGTTGTTGGAACGTCAGCGAGCATTTGTCTCCGCCCCCGGTCTGATAGCGGATGGGCGGGATATGGGAACAGTGGTATTTCCACAGGCTCAGTTGAAAGTATATCTTACAGCCAGTGCCGAGGAGCGTGCGAACCGCCGTTATAACCAGTTGATAAATAAGGGACTGGGTGCTAGTCTTCAGGCAATATTGGTGGATATTCAAGCTCGGGATGCGCGTGACATGAACCGTGAAGTAGCGCCTCTCAAGCCGGCAACGGACGCGATCTCCCTTGATACGACTAAATTAAGTATCGAGGCAGTATTGGCGGCTGTGCTTGATCAGGCAAGACATAAGGGTCTGCGTTAA
- the rpsA gene encoding 30S ribosomal protein S1: protein MSDSFAELFEESLKELDMQPGSIITGLVVAIDGDFVVVHAGLKSEGVIPRSQFLDINGELSIAVGDQVQVALVSLEDGSGETQLSRDKAKRAEAWQVLEKALENDEIVTGHITGKVRGGFTVDINAINAFLPGSLVDIRPLRDTSHLENQELEFKLVKLDAKSNNIVVSRRAVLETAYNEERDKLLATLDEGIKVKGLVKNLTDYGAFIDLGGVDGLLHITDIAWKRVKHPGELLSVGDEIDLKVLRYDREKGRVSLGMKQLTADPWDEFKSNNPVGSKVSAKVSNLAEYGCFAEIQAGIEGLVHVSEMDWTNKNVHPSKVVQVGDQIEVMILTIDDQRRRISLGMKQCKANPWDAFAETYTKGTKVSGMIKSITDFGVFIGFESGIDGLVHISDLSWDMDGEEAVKAYKKGDTVKAVVLAVDSERERVSLGIKQLGSDPFSEFTSAHEKGAVVSGKITQVASKYLTLELAEGIEGTVKLQEASFERLDDLSKTFSTDSVIDVLITNIDKRNRNIALSIKQLEKQQEKQALDAMKQQVESSGPMTIGDLIKAQLEKK from the coding sequence ATGAGTGATAGTTTTGCGGAACTGTTCGAAGAGAGCTTAAAAGAGCTGGATATGCAGCCTGGCTCTATCATTACCGGTCTTGTGGTTGCGATTGACGGTGACTTTGTTGTTGTCCATGCGGGTCTAAAGTCTGAAGGTGTTATCCCTCGTAGTCAGTTTTTAGATATTAACGGTGAATTAAGTATTGCCGTAGGAGATCAGGTGCAGGTTGCTCTGGTTTCTCTGGAAGACGGTTCCGGCGAGACGCAACTGTCCCGGGATAAAGCAAAGCGCGCTGAAGCCTGGCAAGTGCTCGAAAAAGCGCTTGAGAATGATGAAATTGTTACTGGGCATATTACGGGTAAAGTCAGGGGCGGTTTTACGGTAGATATAAACGCTATTAATGCCTTTTTGCCGGGCTCCTTAGTTGATATTCGTCCGCTTCGCGATACCTCTCATTTAGAAAATCAAGAATTAGAATTCAAGCTGGTTAAGTTGGATGCTAAAAGCAATAACATTGTCGTATCCCGTAGAGCTGTACTGGAAACCGCCTACAATGAAGAGCGGGACAAGCTACTCGCTACCCTGGATGAGGGTATAAAGGTTAAAGGTCTGGTTAAGAATTTGACGGACTATGGTGCTTTTATCGATCTGGGTGGTGTAGATGGCTTGTTGCATATTACGGATATCGCCTGGAAGCGGGTCAAGCATCCCGGCGAGCTGTTAAGTGTTGGTGATGAGATTGATCTGAAAGTGTTGCGCTATGACCGTGAAAAAGGTCGTGTGTCGCTGGGTATGAAGCAACTGACAGCTGATCCATGGGATGAGTTTAAGAGTAATAATCCGGTGGGTAGTAAAGTTTCTGCTAAGGTTAGTAACCTTGCTGAATATGGTTGTTTTGCTGAAATTCAGGCCGGTATCGAAGGCTTAGTACATGTTTCTGAGATGGATTGGACCAATAAAAATGTTCATCCGTCCAAGGTCGTACAGGTTGGTGATCAGATTGAGGTTATGATTCTGACTATAGATGATCAGCGTCGACGCATCTCTCTGGGAATGAAACAGTGTAAAGCCAACCCATGGGACGCTTTTGCAGAGACCTATACTAAAGGTACCAAGGTTTCTGGAATGATTAAGTCGATTACTGACTTCGGCGTTTTTATTGGCTTTGAAAGCGGTATTGATGGTTTGGTTCATATTTCTGATCTATCGTGGGATATGGATGGTGAGGAGGCCGTAAAGGCCTATAAGAAAGGTGATACCGTTAAAGCGGTTGTTCTGGCGGTGGACTCTGAGCGAGAGCGTGTTTCGCTCGGAATAAAGCAGTTAGGGAGCGATCCTTTCTCGGAATTTACCTCTGCCCATGAGAAGGGTGCAGTCGTTAGCGGTAAAATTACTCAGGTCGCATCGAAATATTTGACCTTAGAGTTAGCTGAAGGTATTGAAGGTACTGTTAAATTGCAGGAAGCCTCTTTTGAACGACTGGATGATTTGAGCAAAACTTTCAGTACAGATAGCGTTATTGATGTGCTGATTACGAATATTGATAAGCGCAATCGAAACATAGCTCTTTCAATAAAGCAGTTAGAAAAACAGCAGGAAAAACAAGCTCTGGATGCAATGAAGCAGCAGGTTGAGTCGTCGGGACCCATGACTATAGGTGATCTGATTAAAGCTCAGCTGGAAAAAAAATAG
- the ihfB gene encoding integration host factor subunit beta codes for MTKSELIERLIDQNEQLSIKDVELAVKTMLDHMTESLSEGDRIEIRGFGSFSLHFRAPRVGRNPKTGDSVSLDAKYVPHFKPGKELREQVNDSLNSGRS; via the coding sequence ATGACTAAATCTGAACTGATCGAGCGTTTGATAGACCAGAATGAACAGCTTTCTATTAAAGATGTAGAGTTAGCTGTTAAAACTATGCTGGACCATATGACTGAGTCTCTTTCGGAGGGAGATCGTATTGAGATCCGGGGGTTTGGAAGCTTTAGTCTGCACTTTCGCGCACCAAGGGTCGGACGTAATCCAAAGACCGGTGATTCAGTTTCTTTGGATGCTAAATATGTACCGCATTTTAAGCCAGGTAAGGAACTTCGTGAGCAGGTAAATGATAGCCTGAATAGCGGTCGTTCTTGA
- a CDS encoding lipopolysaccharide assembly protein LapA domain-containing protein, translated as MMRWLKTLLVLILCIAFLFCGWTFATLNTDLVSINLFFVTLPEASLSLWLMASFVLGGVAGVVVSSLFVMLLKLKLQSARRKIQAADKELDKLRTASLNRPA; from the coding sequence ATGATGCGTTGGTTGAAAACGCTACTGGTACTGATTCTCTGTATTGCATTTCTTTTCTGTGGCTGGACGTTTGCTACATTGAATACTGACTTAGTATCAATAAATCTGTTTTTTGTTACCTTGCCTGAAGCGAGCCTCTCTTTATGGTTAATGGCGAGTTTCGTTCTCGGCGGTGTTGCCGGTGTTGTAGTGAGCAGCCTGTTTGTCATGCTGTTAAAGCTCAAGCTGCAGTCTGCTCGTCGAAAGATACAGGCCGCCGATAAGGAACTGGATAAGCTGCGAACAGCTTCTCTTAACCGTCCTGCCTGA
- the lapB gene encoding lipopolysaccharide assembly protein LapB, with protein sequence MSEYLFIIPLFIAIAAGWFLGRWQSRGKKSVKQSLQQEYFQGLDYLLSENTDKAIESFIRALEINSSTIPAHIALAKLFRKKGDVDRAIQIHQSLLARSDLSRHDFLRIQMALARDYFAVGLLDRAENLLLEIKAQRPGADIHQKVMSLLIRLYEKEQEWQQALDLANQLMKSELQGLEVELSHYCCELAEDLIQQQRYRHAAEKLRVALTYDKSAVRASLLLADIAIKQQDWKTAIKELKRVADQDTVYLSVTIKRLKQCYTELNQLTEFERLMQHWLNKSPSTTVMLAVADCILERDGAYPAGAFITDQLKQRPSIKGFNQLIDLYIAHASKGANESLMVLRGLTGQLELSKPVYNCQRCGFSGKSLHWQCPSCQNWGTTKPVLGLEGE encoded by the coding sequence ATGTCTGAATATCTGTTTATCATCCCGCTGTTTATTGCGATTGCTGCTGGTTGGTTCTTGGGACGGTGGCAGAGCAGAGGTAAAAAGTCAGTAAAACAGTCTCTGCAGCAAGAGTACTTTCAGGGACTCGATTATCTGTTAAGTGAAAATACGGATAAAGCGATCGAAAGTTTTATTCGGGCTTTAGAGATTAATTCCTCAACTATTCCAGCACATATCGCTCTGGCAAAACTGTTTCGTAAGAAAGGTGATGTTGATCGGGCTATTCAGATTCATCAAAGCTTGTTAGCCAGATCAGACCTTTCCCGGCATGACTTTCTGCGTATCCAGATGGCGTTGGCGCGAGACTACTTTGCGGTTGGGCTGCTAGATCGAGCTGAAAATTTACTTTTAGAGATAAAAGCTCAACGGCCGGGAGCTGATATACACCAAAAAGTAATGTCATTGCTGATTCGGCTGTATGAAAAAGAGCAGGAGTGGCAGCAAGCGCTGGATCTGGCTAATCAGTTGATGAAATCAGAGTTGCAGGGACTTGAGGTTGAGCTCAGTCATTATTGCTGTGAGCTAGCAGAAGACTTGATTCAGCAACAGCGTTACAGGCATGCCGCTGAGAAGCTTAGAGTGGCTTTGACTTATGATAAATCAGCGGTGCGCGCAAGTTTATTACTTGCTGATATTGCCATAAAGCAGCAGGACTGGAAAACGGCGATTAAAGAACTTAAGCGAGTAGCAGACCAGGATACAGTGTATCTGTCAGTTACTATTAAGCGTCTGAAGCAGTGCTATACAGAGCTGAATCAGTTAACTGAGTTCGAGCGGCTGATGCAGCACTGGCTAAATAAAAGCCCTTCAACAACGGTTATGCTGGCGGTAGCTGATTGTATACTTGAGCGAGATGGAGCCTATCCAGCTGGGGCGTTTATTACCGATCAGTTAAAACAAAGACCTTCGATTAAAGGTTTTAATCAGCTGATAGATCTGTATATTGCTCATGCATCCAAGGGCGCGAATGAGAGCCTGATGGTATTACGCGGGCTGACCGGTCAGCTGGAACTGAGTAAACCTGTATACAATTGTCAGCGGTGTGGTTTTTCTGGAAAGTCGCTACACTGGCAATGTCCTTCCTGCCAGAATTGGGGGACAACAAAACCAGTCCTGGGTCTTGAAGGTGAGTAA
- the pyrF gene encoding orotidine-5'-phosphate decarboxylase encodes MNDAKRVIVALDYPDQLSALSMADQLDPEKCRVKVGKELFTRAGPEVVEALHKKGFDVFLDLKFHDIPNTTAKAVRAAAEMGVWMVNVHASGGRRMMEAARNELDQVNGARTFLIAVTVLTSMERQDLADIGMDIEPLEHVKRLALLTQNSGLDGVVCSAQEVAPLRQIVAPEFQLVTPGIRPADAEVGDQKRIMTPGEAIGAGSTHLVIGRPITRAALPVEALQRIENEILAAR; translated from the coding sequence ATGAATGATGCTAAACGGGTTATCGTTGCACTTGATTATCCGGATCAGCTATCTGCCCTGAGTATGGCAGATCAGCTGGATCCTGAAAAATGCCGAGTTAAAGTAGGCAAAGAGCTCTTTACCCGGGCTGGACCTGAGGTGGTAGAAGCGCTGCACAAGAAAGGTTTTGATGTTTTTCTAGATCTGAAATTCCATGATATACCCAATACAACTGCTAAGGCTGTTCGGGCGGCGGCAGAGATGGGCGTATGGATGGTAAATGTTCATGCGTCAGGTGGCCGAAGAATGATGGAGGCTGCGCGTAACGAACTGGATCAGGTGAATGGAGCCCGTACATTTTTAATTGCGGTTACGGTTTTGACGAGTATGGAACGTCAGGATTTGGCAGATATTGGCATGGATATTGAACCATTAGAGCATGTTAAACGGCTGGCGCTGCTGACTCAGAATAGCGGATTGGATGGGGTTGTTTGTTCTGCTCAGGAAGTGGCTCCCTTGCGACAGATTGTAGCTCCAGAGTTTCAACTGGTTACTCCGGGTATCCGTCCGGCTGATGCAGAAGTTGGTGACCAGAAGCGAATTATGACCCCGGGTGAAGCGATTGGTGCAGGAAGTACTCACTTGGTTATAGGTCGTCCTATTACACGGGCTGCGCTACCGGTTGAAGCTTTGCAACGCATTGAAAATGAGATCCTTGCAGCACGCTAG
- a CDS encoding ComEA family DNA-binding protein — translation MKWNSFIKTFLLTLCLTLPFNVSAGAMVNINTAPADMLVEMLQGIGPAKAQAIVDYREANGPFKTVDDLAKVKGIGSSTVTKNLEVIAVDDSQ, via the coding sequence ATGAAATGGAATTCATTTATTAAGACGTTTTTACTGACACTCTGCCTGACATTGCCTTTTAATGTTTCAGCTGGAGCGATGGTGAATATCAATACGGCGCCTGCTGATATGCTGGTCGAGATGCTTCAGGGTATAGGTCCTGCTAAGGCGCAGGCGATCGTTGATTACCGTGAAGCTAATGGGCCGTTCAAAACGGTTGATGATCTGGCTAAGGTGAAAGGGATAGGTAGCTCTACCGTTACAAAGAATCTTGAAGTCATAGCAGTCGATGACTCGCAGTAG